A single region of the Streptomyces sp. NBC_01803 genome encodes:
- a CDS encoding 3-hydroxybutyryl-CoA dehydrogenase: MTTTDHGDITRVGVVGCGLMGSGIAEVCAVAGLEVTVVVSRPAAREAGRERIVASLGRSVAKGRITDAARGEAMERISFTEDLKDLADRHLVIESIREDEPRKVELFAALDRIVEDPDAILASNTSSIPIMRLGRATDRADHVVGTHFFSPVPANPLVELISSLATDPAVSDRAADFSARVLGKKVIRASDRGGFVVNALFIPFLLSAVRMVESGFATPEVIDKGMELGCAHPIGPLKLTDLLGLDTVAAVAEALYEEFLEPHYAPPPLLLRMVEAGLHGKKNGRGFYRYA, from the coding sequence ATGACGACCACGGACCACGGGGACATCACCCGCGTCGGCGTCGTCGGATGCGGGCTCATGGGCTCCGGCATCGCCGAGGTGTGCGCGGTCGCCGGACTCGAGGTGACCGTCGTCGTATCCCGGCCCGCCGCCCGGGAAGCGGGCCGGGAACGGATCGTCGCCTCGCTCGGGCGATCCGTCGCCAAGGGCCGGATCACCGACGCCGCGCGCGGCGAGGCCATGGAGCGCATCTCCTTCACCGAGGACCTCAAGGACCTGGCCGACCGGCACCTGGTGATCGAGAGCATCCGCGAGGATGAACCCAGGAAAGTGGAGCTCTTCGCCGCCCTCGACCGGATCGTCGAAGACCCCGACGCCATCCTGGCCTCCAACACCTCGTCGATCCCGATCATGCGCCTGGGGCGCGCTACCGATCGCGCCGACCACGTCGTCGGCACCCACTTCTTCAGCCCGGTACCCGCCAACCCCCTCGTGGAACTGATCAGCTCGCTCGCCACCGACCCCGCCGTCAGCGACCGGGCCGCCGACTTCTCCGCACGGGTCCTCGGCAAGAAGGTCATCCGGGCGAGCGACCGCGGCGGATTCGTCGTCAACGCGCTCTTCATCCCCTTCCTTCTCTCCGCCGTCAGAATGGTCGAATCCGGCTTCGCCACACCCGAAGTCATCGACAAGGGGATGGAGTTGGGCTGCGCCCACCCGATCGGTCCGCTGAAACTCACCGACCTCCTCGGGCTCGACACGGTGGCCGCCGTCGCCGAGGCCCTGTACGAGGAATTTCTCGAACCCCATTACGCGCCACCACCGCTGCTGCTGCGCATGGTCGAGGCCGGTCTGCACGGCAAGAAGAACGGCCGGGGCTTCTACCGGTACGCGTGA
- a CDS encoding type I polyketide synthase, with the protein MSAESAAEKREHHLPADDATGEGIAVVGLSCRLPGAATPGEFWGLLKEGRDALSAPPADRAGLLASGTRLRGGFLDHVDRFDPEFFGISPREAAAMDPQQRLALELAWEALEDAGLLPATLRDSRTGVFLGAIWDDYATLAHDGGPDAIGHSTLAGVSRGVIANRVSYVLGLNGPSLVVDTGQSSSLVAVHLACESLLKGETTAALAGGVSLNLLPDGFHLGEKFGALSPEGRAYTFDARANGYVRGEGGGVVVLKTLRQALADGDPIRCVIRGGAVNNDGRGDALTAPRTAGQEDVLRLAYQRAGVDPSSVHYVELHGTGTPVGDPVEAAALGAVLGGDRRAPGDPLRVGSVKTNIGHLEGAAGIAGLIKTVLCVEHRTLVPSLNYRTPNPRIPLETLRLDVNDAVRPLAAAPEPILAGVSSFGMGGTNCHLVLSDWTPAAPVAGVSDAPVEPTDVVFPIVVSARSEAALRGQAGRLADHLVAWPGLGLGDVARSLVVSRAAFEHRAVVVASGRGAVVEELSVLASGGSLGRGAEGSVSGGKVAFLFTGQGSQRAGMGRELYERFPVFAEAFDEVCGLLEPLVGVSVSDAVVTGEGLDETGMTQPALFAFEVALFRLFASWGVRPDCVAGHSVGEIVAAHVAGVLSLADACVLVAARGRLMQALPPGGAMVAIEASEEEVAGSLVPWEGRVAIAAVNGPVSVVVSGVEEGVEAVAGVWRGVGRRTRRLRVSHAFHSPLMDGMVGEFRSVVAGLSFAEPGLGFVSNVSGGLVSVGEVSSPEYWVGHVREAVRFADGVRALEEDGVTTFLELGPDAVLTSMARASVTGDGTRLVPAIRANRSEERTLLGALAELYVRGVPVDWERYPALHGGRRVPLPGYAFQRRPFWLRTPATGTASAPPLSVHEPRTWTPLSVPGPDNERPGRCTVLGPDPLGLGAALTTADSGVEHHPGLAALTGALRSGRQAPDVVCAHPRVEDGPDRLGATLAGVRALVWAWLADDRFRGSRLVLVTHDAVATDPGAEPSDPVSAAVWSAVRPIQAEWPGRVTLLDLNDARGSLRNLRLAITADEPELALRDGTLFTPQPIERPARATAPETVPTPAPETTPAPARRSRAEEVAAFRDLVRAQVAAVLEHEAPGTLDTTRSFKDLGFDSLMGVELCDRLGEATGLDLPATLVFDHPSAEAVIDYLTGLALGGDTDTDRSATLSASDDEPVAIVGMGCRFPGGVESPEGLWDLVASGADGVSGFPVDRGWDLERLFDPDPERSGSSYTREGGFLHGAAEFDAEFFGISPREALGMDPQQRLMLEVSWEALERVGIDPGELRGSDTGVFTGTFGFHDDGQGQPQGRLPEALEGHRMVGSAASVLSGRVSYVLGLEGPALTVDTACSSSLVALHLAVQALRRGECSLALAGGVTVMSSPGTFVEFSRQRGLSADGRCKSFAASADGTGWAEGAGVLVVERLSDAVRNGHRVLAVVRGSAVNQDGASNGLTAPNGPSQQRVIRAALSNARLSPADVDAVEAHGTGTRLGDPIEAQALIATYGQERSGGDRPLWLGSLKSNIGHAQAAAGVGGVIKMVMAMRHGVLPRTLHVDEPSPFVDWEAGAVRLLTESVGWPDSGRRRRAGVSSFGISGTNAHIILEQAPESEERSGQDEPAPDEGLLPIVVSARSEAALRGQAGRLADHLVAWPGLGLGDVARSLVVSRAAFEHRAVVVAAGRGAVVEELSVLASGGSLGRGAEGSVSGGKVAFLFTGQGSQRAGMGRELYERFPVFAEAFDEVCGLLEPLVGVSVSDAVVTGEGLDETGMTQPALFAFEVALFRLFASWGVRPDCVAGHSVGEIVAAHVAGVLSLADACVLVAARGRLMQALPPGGAMVAIEASEEEVAGSLVPWEGRVAIAAVNGPVSVVVSGVEEGVEAVAGVWRGVGRRTRRLRVSHAFHSPLMDGMVGEFRSVVAGLSFAEPGLGFVSNVSGGLVSVGEVSSPEYWVGHVREAVRFADGVRALEEDGVTTFLELGPGGVLSGLGPGCLSREDAGEFVPGLRDGDEVAGAVVALGRLWARGVGVEWPAVVGAGPVVDLPTYAFERERFWLRHDAGGAVSASALGVGVAGHPLLAAVVAVAGGDEFVLTGRLSLETHPWLADHAVLGSVLLPGTAFVELALHAAEHTGDDLLEELTLEAPLILTGTGAVDLQLVLDAPDDDGRRALAIYSRPSGAGADTEWMRHASGVLVVGGSGGSGGSGGSGGFVGFVGVGGGVWPPVGAVPVDVVGRYEVLAGLGFGYGPVFQGLRSVWRRGREVFAEVVLGGEGAGEAGSFGLHPALLDAALHAIGLGVLPEEGGVTRLPFVWSGVRLYAVGAGVLRVTLAPVGVDAVSLRAVDAAGQPVVEVESLALRAVTPGQLRVSGSVGSGLTRLQWVAVPGGAGPGVVGEGWVLLGGDGGGGLTAFADVAALAASVESGGGVPRVAVAVAPASGGVDVPAGVRSLVDWALELTQSWLAQDRLAGSRLVVVTRGAVAVDERDGVVDLAQAVVWGLLRSAQTENPDRVVVVDADPRGSGPVDVVSLAGVVASGEPQAAVRGEGLLVPRLERVPVGGAGEGVFGEGVFGEGAVVVTGASGALGGVVARHLVAERGVRDLLLLSRRGAQAPGAAELVAELRGLGAAVSVVACDVADREALAGALALAPGGRVGAVVHAAGVLDDGVFAALTPERVEGVLRPKVDAAWHLHELTREWGISAFVLFSSVQGTVGGAGQANYAAANAFLDALAQRRGSEGLPATSIAWGPWAEGGMAANLSAADQARFARSGMRALSPETGLELLDAALVPDAPAHVVAVDWNLAALHGRESADVPAVLRSLAGPGRPRRAAASAQDTATGTSLAQRLAGLPPAEQEKTLTDLVRAQVAAVLNYGTPNTLDLTRGFKDLGLGSLTAVELRNRLNKTTGLRLPATLAFDYPTPDLLIQHLRAELAPAGAVPGHPVSTAAAVAGADADEGALRRVIASLPLSRIRESGLLDQLLKLAEPQDAAAPPTASPADAEHIDAMDVDDLIRMARTSLES; encoded by the coding sequence ATGTCCGCCGAATCCGCCGCCGAAAAGCGAGAGCACCACCTGCCCGCCGACGACGCCACGGGCGAGGGCATAGCGGTCGTCGGCCTTTCGTGCCGACTGCCCGGAGCGGCGACCCCCGGAGAATTCTGGGGCCTTCTCAAGGAGGGGCGCGACGCGCTCTCCGCCCCCCCGGCCGACCGCGCCGGCCTGCTGGCCTCCGGCACCCGGCTCAGGGGCGGATTCCTCGACCACGTCGACCGGTTCGACCCGGAGTTCTTCGGCATCTCACCGCGCGAGGCGGCGGCGATGGACCCGCAGCAGCGACTCGCGCTGGAACTGGCCTGGGAGGCCCTCGAAGACGCCGGCCTCCTTCCCGCGACGCTGCGCGACAGCCGGACCGGTGTCTTCCTCGGCGCCATCTGGGACGACTACGCCACCCTCGCCCATGACGGCGGCCCCGACGCGATCGGCCACAGCACCCTCGCCGGCGTCAGCCGGGGCGTCATCGCCAACCGCGTCTCCTACGTCCTCGGCCTGAACGGCCCCAGCCTCGTCGTGGACACGGGACAGTCCTCCTCCCTGGTCGCGGTCCACCTCGCCTGCGAAAGCCTGCTCAAGGGCGAGACCACCGCCGCGCTCGCCGGCGGTGTCAGCCTCAACCTGCTGCCCGACGGCTTCCACCTCGGCGAGAAGTTCGGAGCCCTCTCACCCGAGGGCCGCGCCTACACGTTCGACGCGCGCGCCAACGGCTACGTCCGCGGCGAGGGCGGCGGCGTCGTCGTCCTCAAGACACTGCGCCAGGCCCTCGCGGACGGCGACCCGATCCGGTGCGTCATCCGCGGCGGCGCCGTGAACAACGACGGCCGTGGCGACGCGCTCACCGCGCCCCGCACCGCGGGCCAGGAAGACGTCCTGCGCCTGGCCTACCAGCGCGCCGGCGTGGACCCCAGCTCCGTCCACTACGTCGAACTCCACGGCACCGGCACCCCCGTGGGCGACCCCGTGGAGGCGGCGGCCCTCGGCGCCGTCCTCGGCGGCGACCGCCGTGCCCCGGGCGACCCGCTGCGGGTCGGCTCGGTGAAGACCAACATCGGACACCTGGAGGGCGCGGCCGGCATCGCCGGACTCATCAAGACGGTGCTCTGTGTGGAACACCGCACCCTCGTCCCCAGCCTCAACTACCGCACCCCCAACCCCCGCATCCCGCTGGAGACGCTGCGGCTGGACGTCAACGACGCCGTCCGGCCCCTGGCCGCCGCGCCCGAACCGATCCTCGCCGGGGTGTCCTCGTTCGGCATGGGCGGCACCAACTGCCATCTGGTGTTGTCGGACTGGACCCCGGCTGCCCCCGTGGCCGGGGTTTCCGACGCCCCCGTTGAGCCCACGGACGTCGTTTTTCCGATCGTGGTGTCGGCGCGGAGCGAGGCCGCGCTTCGGGGGCAGGCGGGGCGGTTGGCTGATCATCTGGTGGCGTGGCCGGGGTTGGGGTTGGGGGATGTTGCTCGTTCGCTGGTGGTGTCGCGGGCGGCTTTTGAGCATCGTGCGGTGGTGGTGGCTTCTGGTCGGGGTGCGGTGGTGGAGGAGTTGTCGGTGCTGGCTTCGGGCGGTTCGCTCGGGCGTGGTGCCGAGGGTTCGGTGAGTGGTGGGAAGGTCGCGTTCCTGTTTACGGGTCAGGGCAGTCAGCGGGCTGGTATGGGCCGGGAGTTGTATGAGCGGTTCCCGGTGTTCGCTGAGGCGTTTGATGAGGTGTGCGGGTTGCTGGAGCCGTTGGTGGGTGTGTCGGTTTCGGATGCGGTGGTGACGGGTGAGGGGCTGGATGAGACGGGGATGACGCAGCCGGCGTTGTTCGCGTTTGAGGTGGCTTTGTTTCGTTTGTTCGCTTCGTGGGGTGTGCGGCCGGATTGTGTGGCGGGTCATTCGGTGGGGGAGATTGTCGCGGCGCATGTGGCGGGGGTGTTGTCTCTTGCGGATGCGTGTGTGCTGGTGGCGGCGCGGGGTCGGTTGATGCAGGCGTTGCCGCCGGGTGGGGCGATGGTGGCGATTGAGGCTTCGGAGGAGGAGGTTGCCGGGTCGCTGGTGCCGTGGGAGGGGCGGGTGGCGATCGCGGCGGTGAATGGTCCTGTGTCGGTGGTGGTGTCGGGTGTTGAGGAGGGTGTTGAGGCGGTTGCTGGGGTGTGGCGTGGGGTGGGGCGTCGGACGCGGCGGTTGCGGGTGAGTCATGCGTTTCATTCGCCGTTGATGGACGGGATGGTGGGGGAGTTCCGTTCGGTGGTGGCGGGGTTGTCGTTCGCTGAGCCGGGGTTGGGGTTTGTGTCGAACGTGTCGGGTGGTCTGGTGTCGGTGGGGGAGGTGTCGTCGCCGGAGTACTGGGTGGGGCATGTGCGGGAGGCGGTGCGTTTCGCCGATGGGGTGCGGGCGTTGGAGGAGGACGGGGTCACCACGTTCCTGGAGCTGGGCCCCGACGCTGTGCTCACCTCCATGGCCCGTGCCAGCGTCACCGGCGACGGAACCCGCCTCGTTCCCGCGATCCGGGCCAACCGGTCCGAGGAACGGACCCTGCTGGGCGCTCTGGCCGAACTGTATGTCCGTGGCGTCCCCGTGGACTGGGAGCGGTACCCCGCCCTCCACGGCGGCCGTCGCGTGCCCCTGCCCGGCTACGCCTTCCAGCGCCGGCCCTTCTGGCTGCGCACCCCGGCGACCGGAACCGCGAGCGCCCCGCCGCTGTCCGTCCACGAGCCGCGGACCTGGACCCCCCTGTCCGTACCCGGACCGGACAACGAACGACCTGGCCGTTGCACCGTGCTCGGCCCCGACCCGCTCGGCCTCGGCGCCGCGCTCACCACCGCCGACAGCGGTGTGGAGCACCACCCCGGCCTCGCCGCGTTGACCGGCGCGCTGCGCTCCGGCCGCCAGGCCCCGGACGTGGTGTGCGCCCACCCGCGCGTCGAGGACGGGCCGGACCGCCTCGGCGCCACGCTCGCGGGGGTCCGGGCCCTGGTGTGGGCCTGGCTCGCCGACGACCGGTTCCGCGGCTCCCGGCTGGTCCTGGTCACCCATGACGCCGTCGCCACCGACCCCGGCGCCGAGCCGTCCGACCCCGTGTCGGCCGCCGTATGGTCCGCCGTGCGGCCCATCCAGGCGGAGTGGCCGGGGCGCGTGACCCTCCTCGACCTGAACGACGCACGCGGTTCGCTGCGGAACCTACGCCTCGCCATCACCGCCGACGAACCGGAACTCGCCCTGCGGGACGGCACCTTGTTCACGCCGCAGCCCATCGAGCGGCCGGCTCGCGCGACCGCCCCGGAGACCGTGCCGACTCCCGCGCCGGAGACCACCCCCGCCCCCGCGCGGCGTTCGCGGGCCGAGGAGGTGGCGGCGTTCCGGGACCTGGTCCGGGCCCAGGTGGCGGCCGTTCTCGAACACGAGGCCCCCGGCACGCTCGACACCACCCGGTCCTTCAAGGACCTCGGTTTCGACTCCCTCATGGGGGTCGAACTCTGCGACCGGCTCGGCGAGGCCACCGGCCTCGACCTGCCGGCCACCCTCGTCTTCGATCACCCGTCGGCCGAGGCCGTGATCGACTACCTCACCGGCCTGGCCCTCGGCGGCGACACCGACACCGACCGGTCCGCCACGCTCTCGGCCTCCGACGACGAGCCGGTGGCGATCGTGGGGATGGGGTGTCGTTTTCCGGGTGGTGTGGAGTCGCCGGAGGGGTTGTGGGATCTGGTGGCCTCGGGTGCGGACGGGGTTTCGGGGTTTCCGGTGGATCGGGGTTGGGATCTTGAGCGGTTGTTCGATCCTGATCCGGAGCGGTCGGGGTCGTCGTATACGCGTGAGGGTGGGTTCCTGCATGGGGCGGCGGAGTTCGATGCGGAGTTTTTCGGGATCTCACCGCGTGAGGCGTTGGGGATGGATCCGCAGCAGCGGTTGATGCTGGAGGTGTCGTGGGAGGCGTTGGAGCGGGTGGGGATCGACCCGGGTGAGCTGCGCGGCAGCGACACCGGCGTCTTCACCGGAACGTTCGGATTCCACGACGACGGTCAGGGACAGCCCCAGGGCCGGCTTCCCGAAGCACTCGAAGGCCACCGCATGGTCGGTAGCGCCGCCAGTGTGTTGTCGGGGCGGGTGTCGTATGTGCTGGGTCTTGAGGGGCCGGCGTTGACGGTGGATACGGCGTGTTCGTCGTCGTTGGTGGCGTTGCATCTGGCGGTGCAGGCGTTGCGGCGGGGTGAGTGTTCGCTGGCGTTGGCCGGTGGGGTGACGGTGATGTCGTCGCCGGGGACGTTTGTGGAGTTCTCGCGGCAGCGTGGGTTGTCGGCTGATGGGCGGTGCAAGTCGTTCGCGGCGTCGGCTGATGGCACCGGCTGGGCCGAGGGTGCGGGTGTGCTGGTGGTGGAGCGGTTGTCGGACGCGGTGCGCAACGGGCATCGGGTGCTGGCGGTGGTGCGCGGCAGCGCGGTCAACCAGGACGGCGCGAGCAATGGTCTGACGGCTCCGAATGGTCCTTCTCAGCAGCGTGTCATCCGCGCCGCCCTGAGCAACGCACGCCTGTCGCCGGCCGACGTCGACGCCGTGGAGGCACATGGCACGGGGACGCGGTTGGGTGATCCGATCGAGGCGCAGGCGCTGATCGCGACGTATGGGCAGGAGCGTTCTGGTGGGGACCGGCCGTTGTGGTTGGGGTCGTTGAAGTCGAACATCGGTCATGCGCAGGCCGCGGCCGGTGTGGGTGGTGTGATCAAGATGGTGATGGCGATGCGGCATGGGGTGCTGCCGCGGACCCTGCATGTGGATGAGCCGTCGCCGTTCGTGGATTGGGAAGCGGGTGCGGTGCGGTTGCTGACGGAGTCGGTGGGCTGGCCGGACAGTGGTCGTCGGCGCCGGGCGGGGGTGTCCTCGTTCGGGATCAGTGGCACCAATGCGCACATCATTCTCGAACAGGCACCGGAGAGCGAGGAGCGGTCCGGGCAGGATGAGCCCGCTCCGGACGAGGGTCTGCTGCCGATCGTGGTGTCGGCGCGGAGCGAGGCCGCGCTTCGGGGGCAGGCGGGGCGGTTGGCTGATCATCTGGTGGCGTGGCCGGGGTTGGGGTTGGGGGATGTTGCTCGTTCGCTGGTGGTGTCGCGGGCGGCTTTTGAGCATCGTGCGGTGGTGGTGGCTGCTGGTCGGGGTGCGGTGGTGGAGGAGTTGTCGGTGCTGGCTTCGGGCGGTTCGCTCGGGCGTGGTGCCGAGGGTTCGGTGAGTGGTGGGAAGGTCGCGTTCCTGTTTACGGGGCAGGGCAGTCAGCGGGCTGGTATGGGCCGGGAGTTGTATGAGCGGTTCCCGGTGTTCGCTGAGGCGTTTGATGAGGTGTGCGGGTTGCTGGAGCCGTTGGTGGGTGTGTCGGTTTCGGATGCGGTGGTGACGGGTGAGGGGCTGGATGAGACGGGGATGACGCAGCCGGCGTTGTTCGCGTTTGAGGTGGCTTTGTTTCGTTTGTTCGCTTCGTGGGGTGTGCGGCCGGATTGTGTGGCGGGTCATTCGGTGGGGGAGATTGTCGCGGCGCATGTGGCGGGGGTGTTGTCTCTTGCGGATGCGTGTGTGCTGGTGGCGGCGCGGGGTCGGTTGATGCAGGCGTTGCCGCCGGGTGGGGCGATGGTGGCGATTGAGGCTTCGGAGGAGGAGGTTGCCGGGTCGCTGGTGCCGTGGGAGGGGCGGGTGGCGATCGCGGCGGTGAATGGTCCTGTGTCGGTGGTGGTGTCGGGTGTTGAGGAGGGTGTTGAGGCGGTTGCTGGGGTGTGGCGTGGGGTGGGGCGTCGGACGCGGCGGTTGCGGGTGAGTCATGCGTTTCATTCGCCGTTGATGGACGGGATGGTGGGGGAGTTCCGTTCGGTGGTGGCGGGGTTGTCGTTCGCTGAGCCGGGGTTGGGGTTTGTGTCGAACGTGTCGGGTGGTCTGGTGTCGGTGGGGGAGGTGTCGTCGCCGGAGTACTGGGTGGGGCATGTGCGGGAGGCGGTGCGTTTCGCCGATGGGGTGCGGGCGTTGGAGGAGGACGGGGTCACCACGTTCCTGGAGCTTGGTCCTGGTGGTGTGTTGTCGGGGCTGGGGCCGGGGTGTCTGTCGCGGGAGGACGCGGGTGAGTTCGTGCCCGGGTTGCGTGATGGGGATGAGGTGGCTGGTGCGGTGGTGGCGCTGGGCCGGTTGTGGGCGCGTGGTGTCGGGGTGGAGTGGCCGGCTGTGGTGGGCGCGGGTCCGGTGGTGGATCTGCCGACGTACGCGTTTGAGCGGGAGCGGTTCTGGTTGCGGCATGACGCCGGGGGTGCGGTGTCGGCGTCCGCGTTGGGTGTGGGTGTTGCGGGTCATCCGCTGTTGGCGGCTGTGGTGGCGGTGGCGGGGGGTGATGAGTTTGTGCTGACCGGGCGGTTGTCGCTGGAGACGCATCCGTGGCTGGCCGATCACGCTGTTTTGGGGTCGGTGTTGCTGCCGGGGACCGCGTTCGTCGAACTCGCCCTCCACGCCGCCGAACACACCGGAGACGACCTGCTCGAAGAGCTCACCCTCGAAGCCCCGCTGATCCTGACCGGCACCGGGGCCGTGGACCTCCAACTCGTTCTCGACGCCCCGGACGACGACGGACGCCGCGCCCTGGCGATCTACTCGCGACCCAGCGGCGCGGGCGCCGACACCGAGTGGATGCGGCATGCGTCTGGGGTGTTGGTTGTGGGTGGTTCTGGTGGTTCTGGTGGTTCTGGTGGTTCTGGTGGTTTTGTTGGTTTTGTTGGTGTGGGTGGTGGTGTGTGGCCGCCGGTGGGGGCGGTGCCGGTGGATGTGGTGGGCCGGTATGAGGTGTTGGCGGGTCTGGGTTTTGGTTATGGGCCTGTGTTTCAGGGGTTGCGGTCGGTGTGGCGGCGTGGGCGTGAGGTGTTCGCCGAGGTGGTCCTGGGTGGGGAGGGGGCTGGGGAGGCGGGGTCGTTCGGGTTGCATCCGGCGTTGCTGGATGCGGCGTTGCATGCGATTGGTCTGGGTGTGCTGCCCGAGGAGGGTGGTGTGACGCGGTTGCCGTTCGTGTGGAGCGGGGTGCGGCTGTATGCGGTGGGTGCGGGGGTGTTGCGGGTGACGCTGGCGCCGGTCGGGGTGGATGCGGTGTCGCTGCGTGCGGTGGATGCGGCCGGGCAGCCGGTGGTGGAGGTGGAGTCGCTGGCGCTGCGGGCGGTCACGCCGGGGCAGTTGCGTGTTTCGGGTTCTGTGGGGAGTGGTCTTACCCGTCTTCAGTGGGTGGCTGTTCCGGGTGGTGCCGGGCCCGGGGTGGTCGGGGAGGGCTGGGTTCTTCTGGGTGGTGATGGCGGTGGTGGGCTCACGGCTTTCGCGGATGTGGCGGCGCTGGCCGCGTCGGTGGAGTCCGGTGGGGGGGTGCCGCGGGTCGCGGTGGCGGTGGCTCCTGCGAGTGGCGGGGTGGATGTGCCTGCCGGTGTGCGGTCCTTGGTGGATTGGGCGCTGGAGCTGACGCAGTCCTGGCTTGCGCAGGATCGGCTTGCGGGTTCGCGTCTGGTCGTGGTCACCCGGGGGGCGGTCGCTGTGGATGAGCGGGACGGTGTGGTGGATTTGGCGCAGGCGGTGGTGTGGGGGTTGTTGCGGTCGGCGCAGACGGAGAATCCGGACCGGGTGGTTGTGGTGGATGCCGATCCGCGGGGGTCGGGTCCTGTGGATGTGGTGTCGCTGGCGGGTGTGGTGGCTTCGGGTGAGCCGCAGGCGGCTGTGCGTGGTGAGGGGTTGCTGGTTCCGCGTCTGGAGCGTGTCCCTGTGGGCGGGGCCGGGGAGGGCGTGTTCGGTGAGGGCGTGTTCGGTGAGGGCGCGGTGGTGGTGACTGGTGCTTCGGGTGCGCTGGGTGGTGTGGTGGCCCGGCATCTGGTGGCTGAGCGTGGTGTGCGGGATCTGTTGCTGCTGAGTCGGCGTGGTGCCCAGGCGCCGGGTGCGGCGGAGCTGGTGGCTGAGTTGCGTGGGTTGGGTGCGGCTGTGTCGGTGGTCGCGTGTGATGTGGCTGACCGTGAGGCGTTGGCGGGTGCGCTGGCGCTGGCGCCGGGTGGGCGGGTCGGTGCGGTGGTGCATGCGGCGGGTGTGCTGGACGATGGTGTGTTCGCCGCGTTGACGCCGGAGCGGGTGGAGGGGGTGCTGCGTCCGAAGGTGGATGCGGCCTGGCATCTTCATGAGTTGACGCGGGAGTGGGGTATCTCGGCGTTCGTGTTGTTCTCCTCGGTCCAGGGCACGGTCGGGGGGGCGGGGCAGGCCAACTACGCGGCGGCCAACGCTTTCCTCGATGCTCTGGCCCAGCGCCGGGGGAGTGAGGGACTGCCGGCCACTTCCATCGCCTGGGGCCCCTGGGCCGAAGGCGGCATGGCAGCCAACCTGTCGGCAGCGGACCAAGCGCGGTTCGCCCGCAGCGGTATGAGGGCCCTCTCGCCCGAGACAGGGCTGGAGCTGTTGGATGCCGCGCTGGTGCCGGACGCCCCCGCGCACGTGGTGGCCGTGGACTGGAACCTCGCCGCCCTGCACGGCCGGGAGAGCGCCGACGTGCCGGCCGTCCTGCGGTCCCTCGCCGGCCCCGGCCGTCCCCGCCGCGCCGCCGCCTCCGCCCAGGACACGGCCACCGGCACCTCCCTCGCCCAGCGGCTGGCCGGACTCCCCCCGGCCGAACAGGAGAAGACCCTCACCGACCTCGTCCGCGCCCAGGTGGCCGCGGTGCTCAACTACGGCACCCCCAACACGCTCGATCTCACCCGTGGCTTCAAGGACCTCGGGCTGGGGTCCCTGACCGCCGTCGAGCTGCGGAACCGGCTCAACAAGACCACCGGCCTCCGCCTGCCCGCCACCCTCGCCTTCGACTACCCGACGCCCGACCTGCTGATCCAGCACCTGCGGGCGGAGTTGGCGCCCGCCGGGGCGGTGCCGGGCCACCCGGTGTCCACGGCAGCTGCCGTGGCCGGGGCCGACGCCGACGAGGGGGCGCTCCGCAGGGTCATCGCGTCTCTGCCGCTCAGCCGCATCCGCGAATCCGGCCTGCTCGACCAGCTCCTGAAGCTCGCCGAGCCTCAGGACGCCGCCGCGCCGCCGACCGCGTCACCGGCCGATGCCGAGCATATCGACGCCATGGATGTGGACGACCTGATCCGCATGGCCCGCACCAGCCTCGAATCCTGA